One Euphorbia lathyris chromosome 1, ddEupLath1.1, whole genome shotgun sequence DNA segment encodes these proteins:
- the LOC136217821 gene encoding uncharacterized protein, with the protein MEEADHRLLIGFSSGLLPSMVSLSPFSPVPPSSSRRLSSHFTPNYPLPSARRLAWVSLQGRVVNAEEASSATAIGGSFSREETLAWELFTPFQRFLIVAVIGVAVVESKKNKLISQLKKSVNLRDEVLSSMQQKLDDLCEQLSSTKNQTGSQPNTSLYNNVESPANDNFGCDKIKFIDCGCWHCDHHQDLFAGLMGNTAPKVSRGDEVLQYKMPLVDQAEQEERRMSDLSDWASSVTSSADIQMNMSVLDQDIFNLKKECEEKDATIEELTTIIQSTSMADSKRNAELEDIIRRKNSTILKLKKELAVMEQKLVYFTRLQRPSFSSSALCNSGSRKVPLMLENIVYDMDSNTSASSSSDSDSSPKNRPVLIPVAKSPVASSPPSSNSDHSSPNQRDVDSVQIQETPLQNTTELATRRKQKIAPPKGSSSKERLRAAQNTESRPATPLQEKSINLKSGTVSSLRPKQLSVSGDFKKIRRRTQTSVTSPKKKWS; encoded by the exons ATGGAGGAAGCCGACCACCGCCTCCTCATCGGCTTTTCCTCTGGTTTGCTTCCTTCAATGGTTTCTCTTTCTCCGTTCTCTCCCGTTCCCCCATCCTCCTCTCGCCGGCTTTCCAGTCACTTCACTCCTAACTATCCTCTGCCCTCCGCTCGAAGGCTTGCTTGGGTGTCTCTCCAAGGACGGGTTGTTAATGCTGAAGAAGCTAGCTCAGCTACAGCCATTGGAGGTAGCTTCAGCCGTGAGGAAACTTTGGCTTGGGAGCTGTTTACACCTTTTCAACGGTTCCTCATTGTAGCCGTGATCGGAGTTGCCGTTGTGGAGTCCAAAAAGAATAAGCTCATTTCGCAACTTAAGAAATCCGTAAATCTTAGG GATGAGGTGCTATCAAGTATGCAACAGAAGTTAGATGATCTTTGTGAGCAACTGAGTAGCACTAAGAACCAGACTGGATCTCAGCCCAATACATCATTGTACAATAATGTGGAATCACCTGCAAATGATAACTTTGGCTGTgacaaaatcaaatttattgATTGTGGTTGTTGGCATTGTGATCATCACCAGGACCTTTTTGCTGGTTTAATG GGAAACACTGCTCCGAAAGTGTCGAGAGGGGATGAAGTATTGCAGTACAAGATGCCTTTGGTAGATCAGGCTGAACAAGAGGAGCGCCGCATGTCTGATTTGTCAGATTGGGCTTCCAGTGTTACATCTTCTGCAGATATCCAG ATGAACATGTCTGTATTAGACCAAGATATTTTCAATCTCAAGAAAGAGTGTGAGGAGAAGGATGCTACCATAGAAGAATTGACTACTATTATTCAGTCAACTAGTATGGCCGATTCTAAG AGAAACGCAGAGTTGGAAGACATCATACGCAGGAAGAACTCAACAATTCTGAAACTTAAAAAGGAGTTAGCAGTAATGGAACAAAAG TTGGTATACTTTACTAGGCTTCAGAGACCATCATTTTCCTCCTCCGCATTATGTAACTCAGGCAGCCGGAAAGTTCCTCTTATGCTGGAAAATATAGTTTATGATATGGATAGCAATACCAGcgcttcttcctcttctgatTCAGATTCATCTCCTAAGAATAGACCAGTACTTATTCCAGTTGCTAAAAGTCCGGTGGCTTCTTCACCGCCAAGTTCAAACTCAGACCACTCTTCTCCTAATCAACGAGATGTAGATTCTGTTCAAATTCAGGAGACTCCTCTCCAAAATACTACTGAACTTGCTACTAGACGGAAACAAAAAATAGCACCACCAAAAGGCTCAAGTTCAAAAGAAAGATTAAGAGCTGCACAAAATACAGAGTCTAGACCTGCAACTCCTCTTCaagaaaaatcaataaatctaAAGAGTGGTACAGTTTCTTCCTTGAGGCCAAAGCAGTTGTCAGTTAGTGGAGACTTCAAGAAGATTAGGAGGCGAACACAGACCAGTGTTACATCTCCTAAGAAGAAATGGTCATA G
- the LOC136222596 gene encoding uncharacterized protein isoform X5: MYTSDEGEAGQQLRSSMFSLSGTGFFGAVGRSVNLGGQTALALRFLLALFSSKLSSDANRPFGDEFRAARKMSEEVGAQIVLGDRPIEITLERAWNALSWNEKFNLVTAVVQGITSSSDTSRDNLKAVSKEDGSTFELYQRLGFSYPSLLQPLIHERDTYLAWSLKRSKAVKSSKRVVGIIGKGHMNGVIYSLISDLGNLRFRDLVGNKGSAGEVSVNSVITNVLKSLVRDTVIGVILWQLYQLIIACDGSNIH; encoded by the exons ATGTACACTAGCGATGAGGGTGAGGCTGGCCAACAATTAAGATCAAGCATGTTTTCATTGAGTGGGACTGGCTTTTTTGGTGCTGTTGGTCGTAGCGTAAACTTGG GAGGTCAAACTGCTTTAGCTTTACGTTTTCTTTTAGCTCTTTTCTCGTCAAAATTATCTTCTGATGCCAACCGCCCGTTTGGGGATGAG TTTCGTGCGGCTCGGAAAATGTCTGAAGAAGTAGGTGCTCAGATAGTTTTGGGGGATCGGCCAATTGAAATAACA CTTGAAAGGGCTTGGAATGCCTTGAGCTGGAATGAAAAGTTTAACTTAGTGACGGCAGTGGTTCAAGGAATTACCTCTTCATCCGATACATCAAGGGATAACTTAAag GCAGTAAGCAAGGAAGACGGTAGCACCTTCGAGCTGTATCAGAGACTAGGTTTctcatatccatctctcctgCAGCCTCTCATACATGAACGAGACACG TACCTGGCATGGTCTCTGAAACGGAGCAAAGCAGTGAAGAGCAGCAAAAGAGTAGTGGGAATCATAGGAAAGGGGCATATGAATGGGGTCATATATTCATTGATATCAGATCTGGGAAACTTGAGATTTCGTGATCTTGTGGGGAACAAAGGATCTGCTGGTGAAGTTTCTGTTAATTCAGTTATTACTAATGTTTTAAAGAGCTTGGTTAGAGATACTGTGATTGGTGTCATCCTTTGGCAATTATATCAACTCATTATAGCCTGTGACGGATCCAATATTCACTGA